The proteins below are encoded in one region of Chloroherpetonaceae bacterium:
- the lepA gene encoding translation elongation factor 4, giving the protein MSAAQSLAYLPKSAFSQEKIRNFCIIAHIDHGKSTLADRLLEITGTISQREMMDQVLDDMELERERGITIKSHAIQMHYTAKNGETYTLNLIDTPGHVDFTYEVSRSLAACEGALLVVDAVQGVEAQTIANLYLAIDAGLEIIPVINKIDLPSADLPRVKAQLYDLIGAKDDEIILASAKEGIGIVDILEAVIARIPAPKANVDKPLRALIFDSVFDAYRGAIAYVRIVDGILRRGDRVRFFANGKTYYAEEVGVLGLKRQPTDFLEAGNVGYLICSIKDVKDTKVGDTVTNADNPATEPLAGYKEVKPMVFSGIYPVSSEDFEELRESLDKLSLNDSSLVYVPESSIALGFGFRCGFLGLLHMEIVQERLEREYGMNIITTVPNVEYIVYTTNGERIVVDNPAKMPDAGRIERIEEPYIRAEIITATEYIGNIMKLAMERRGEHKDTQYLDPTRAHLKFEFPLAEIIFDFYDKLKSISKGYASMDYEPIGYREADLVKLDILLNGEVVDALSMIVHRSKAYEWGRKLCAKLKELIPRQMFEVAIQAAIGSRVIARETIGALRKNVLAKCYGGDITRKRKLLEKQKEGKKRMKQVGRVEVPQEAFLAVLSVSDE; this is encoded by the coding sequence ATGAGTGCAGCACAATCGCTCGCATATCTTCCCAAATCAGCCTTCTCGCAAGAGAAGATTCGCAACTTTTGCATCATTGCGCATATTGACCACGGCAAGTCCACGCTGGCAGATAGACTGCTGGAGATTACAGGCACGATTTCACAGCGCGAGATGATGGATCAGGTGCTTGACGATATGGAGCTTGAACGCGAGCGTGGAATTACCATTAAGAGCCATGCAATTCAAATGCATTACACTGCCAAAAATGGTGAAACCTACACTCTGAACCTTATCGATACGCCCGGACACGTAGACTTCACCTACGAGGTTTCCCGCTCGCTGGCTGCTTGCGAAGGCGCTTTGCTGGTAGTGGATGCCGTTCAAGGCGTCGAAGCCCAAACCATTGCCAATCTGTATCTTGCAATTGACGCTGGACTTGAGATTATCCCTGTCATCAACAAGATTGACCTGCCTTCTGCCGATTTGCCGAGAGTCAAGGCACAGCTCTATGACCTCATTGGCGCAAAGGACGACGAAATTATCCTTGCTTCAGCCAAAGAAGGCATTGGCATCGTAGATATTTTAGAAGCTGTCATTGCACGCATTCCTGCCCCCAAGGCAAATGTAGACAAACCGCTGCGCGCCTTGATTTTTGACTCTGTTTTTGATGCCTACCGTGGTGCGATTGCTTACGTTCGCATTGTCGACGGTATCCTACGCAGGGGCGACCGCGTGCGCTTTTTTGCAAACGGCAAAACTTACTACGCCGAAGAAGTCGGTGTGCTTGGCTTAAAGCGTCAGCCTACAGACTTTCTGGAAGCAGGTAATGTCGGCTACCTGATTTGCTCTATTAAAGATGTCAAGGACACAAAAGTTGGCGACACAGTAACGAACGCTGACAATCCTGCCACCGAGCCACTGGCGGGCTACAAGGAAGTGAAGCCAATGGTCTTTAGCGGCATTTATCCCGTTAGCAGCGAGGACTTTGAAGAGCTGCGCGAGTCATTAGATAAGCTCTCGCTGAATGATTCCTCGCTTGTCTATGTGCCTGAAAGCTCCATTGCGCTCGGCTTTGGCTTCCGCTGTGGTTTTTTGGGCTTGCTCCATATGGAAATTGTTCAGGAGCGCTTAGAGCGGGAATATGGAATGAATATCATCACCACCGTGCCGAATGTAGAATACATTGTCTATACCACCAATGGCGAGCGCATTGTGGTCGATAACCCCGCTAAGATGCCTGATGCTGGCAGAATTGAGCGCATTGAAGAGCCATACATTCGTGCCGAAATTATTACGGCGACGGAATACATTGGCAACATTATGAAACTTGCTATGGAACGGCGTGGCGAGCACAAAGACACGCAGTATTTAGACCCCACGCGCGCTCATCTGAAGTTTGAATTCCCGCTTGCTGAAATCATTTTTGACTTCTACGACAAGCTGAAATCTATCTCCAAAGGCTACGCCTCAATGGATTACGAGCCGATTGGCTACCGTGAGGCTGATCTGGTCAAGCTGGATATTTTGCTCAATGGTGAAGTGGTCGATGCGCTCTCAATGATTGTGCATCGCTCGAAGGCATATGAGTGGGGTCGCAAACTCTGCGCCAAGCTCAAGGAGCTGATTCCACGCCAGATGTTTGAAGTTGCCATTCAAGCTGCTATTGGCAGTCGTGTGATTGCACGAGAAACGATTGGCGCGCTGCGCAAAAACGTGCTGGCAAAGTGTTACGGTGGCGACATTACGCGCAAACGCAAGCTACTTGAAAAGCAAAAGGAAGGCAAAAAGCGCATGAAGCAAGTCGGTCGCGTAGAAGTGCCACAAGAAGCTTTTCTTGCTGTGCTGAGCGTCAGTGACGAATAG
- a CDS encoding S8 family serine peptidase, whose product MVKFKPTLSLQTLATLQAACLSTQPTALRIGNLDISSATLLSLTPNTLGKRTKTLQASRLRDIDRIAVLRLPNSVSALDVERLLRDFSRHPDVEYATPVRLLSLDSDASPPPASAFSPQSLPNSSSHWRTPNDSAYRSQWNLAKIQAEAAWQLTKGDSAVLIGIIDTGIDYTHPDLAPKLFIKPAEDRNRNGTFEPWDFRERRNPQTFELDPNGLTGDFDGIDQDGNGYPDDVIGWDFTDQPFNNDALNGSSDFQFPDPDPFDDNSHGTACAGIAAAATNNRIGIAGVAPNCRLVALRVFTGAGGYGGDAASDKDIASALIYAADNGIRVVNMSFGDVVASPVLRDAVKYAYSKGVVMCASAGNAGGEQQRYPAGYDEVIATAATTRFDEITPFSTRGFRVDFAAPGEAIPTTYPFYRNFYSASFGGTSAAAAHASGAAALVLSRNPSLSPEQVRGILVATADDIEDEGWDHSSGGGRLNLLRAIEALGAPIAKILSPTYDSGIFPNNFASSRVPIIGTALSPQFQDYALQFRPGLSDRAAWQTIQPPTARQRLQDTLGFWNVAALPDSVYVVRLLVREQNGRTIENRIQYFLDRTPPRLDGVRYDEVIINDQYGILIEAETDDLSEATLFFKRHGTREPFQPFRLPFIRRRHFVLLRRTELQPDVEYEWYLQVRNVAGLSTESERKRFRLRGEIFQPPTFGQTLFRERREFRLPTGTLLPLVQDFNRNGRREVLLNEALPLQGARFSRLKRFEFTGERFELLDSVASPVMIPQHVGDLNRDGLLETVAYAIGRSIIFSQSSPTSSPFARILFQDTTSRNFWASRIADTKGTGEQHLLVRNDTAYFILDSTFRRLATLPNPVRRAKDGTRPQFEQPKSIVEDFDGDGKPEILVGDFDGNFYIYEYSGVGNIYTQTWLNRTPYLGGSNFIVSGNFLGNGQRQFVVMAHADLNFDTQTRDYAAPVWLAECWQAVGNDRYEKIWSQRFFNYRAKSLFESAIQSGDLDRDGIDELCILAYPNLYVFKWNASHQRFEPFWIFPAATAQELLIADIDGNGRNEIFFSDDLQTFGYEFQGNTLPPSPVGVSVEPLDETALQLSWNRTPEAQEYRIYRGEYLSFPSYPFVLSRRATVTENVFIDRAVQRNRFYVYAVTAFDGVRESDTSVYVLSVPKPLPRLLSAEYDADDHLRLRFSDALQDAPLNPAWFEIQKQGGLSFYPTSAILARGAREVVLSFRNAPLDTGRYEVRVSPNVRDIFNARLDAQFRTASFDVRQVPSSAFFVLSRRALAPDQVELTMSKPIDAVSAQSLSNYEVRPSGRVSSVEVDNRENRLRLRLEGRRIGALGVPVSITLRRLRAADGTPIDTASSGNVVVFSEVKDDLSSVFTYPNPYHQRAGVDFVMFANLTRKATIEILTLTGRVIKRIEHSGETGGARWFLDTEQGEKVSSGIYLYRITAEGVPEKVGKLAVVR is encoded by the coding sequence GTGGTTAAGTTTAAACCCACGCTTTCGTTGCAAACTCTTGCCACGCTTCAAGCCGCTTGCCTTTCCACCCAGCCTACGGCGCTGCGCATTGGAAATCTTGACATTTCTAGTGCTACACTTCTTTCGCTTACGCCCAACACGCTTGGCAAACGCACCAAAACGCTGCAAGCCTCACGGCTGCGCGATATTGACCGCATTGCTGTTCTTCGTCTGCCAAACAGTGTCTCTGCACTTGATGTAGAGCGATTGCTTAGAGACTTCTCCCGTCACCCTGATGTGGAATATGCTACGCCTGTCCGCTTACTCTCGCTGGACTCTGATGCCTCACCTCCACCAGCTTCTGCATTTTCACCTCAGAGTTTGCCCAATTCTTCAAGCCATTGGCGCACTCCGAATGACTCTGCTTACCGTTCGCAATGGAATCTTGCCAAAATTCAAGCTGAAGCAGCGTGGCAACTTACAAAGGGTGACTCTGCTGTTCTCATTGGCATTATTGATACTGGCATTGATTACACACACCCTGACCTTGCACCCAAGCTCTTTATCAAGCCTGCTGAAGACCGCAATCGCAATGGAACTTTTGAGCCGTGGGACTTTCGTGAGCGACGCAATCCGCAAACTTTTGAGCTAGACCCAAACGGCCTTACAGGTGACTTTGACGGCATTGACCAAGATGGTAACGGCTACCCTGACGACGTGATTGGTTGGGACTTTACCGACCAACCGTTCAACAACGATGCGCTTAATGGTTCTTCTGACTTCCAGTTTCCCGACCCTGACCCATTTGATGATAACTCTCACGGCACGGCTTGTGCGGGTATTGCTGCAGCCGCTACAAACAATCGGATTGGCATTGCTGGCGTGGCTCCAAATTGCCGCCTTGTTGCCTTGCGCGTCTTTACAGGCGCAGGTGGCTACGGTGGCGATGCGGCATCTGACAAAGACATTGCCTCCGCGCTCATCTATGCTGCCGATAACGGTATTCGCGTAGTGAATATGAGCTTTGGTGATGTGGTGGCTTCTCCAGTGCTGCGTGATGCGGTAAAGTATGCCTACTCCAAAGGCGTGGTCATGTGCGCCTCAGCGGGCAATGCTGGTGGTGAGCAGCAGCGCTATCCTGCTGGCTACGATGAAGTGATTGCTACGGCAGCGACGACCCGCTTTGACGAAATCACACCTTTTTCTACGCGCGGTTTTCGCGTGGACTTTGCTGCACCCGGCGAAGCAATTCCCACCACTTACCCTTTTTACCGCAACTTCTATTCAGCCTCGTTTGGCGGCACCAGCGCTGCGGCTGCGCACGCCTCTGGTGCTGCAGCTCTGGTGCTTTCGCGCAATCCTTCTCTTTCACCTGAACAAGTGCGCGGCATTTTAGTCGCTACGGCTGATGACATTGAAGACGAAGGCTGGGACCATAGCAGCGGCGGCGGTCGGCTTAATCTTCTGCGAGCCATTGAAGCCCTTGGCGCTCCGATTGCAAAAATTCTTTCTCCTACTTACGACAGCGGCATTTTTCCTAACAACTTTGCTTCGTCCCGTGTCCCGATTATTGGCACTGCTCTCTCGCCGCAGTTTCAAGACTATGCACTGCAATTTCGTCCAGGACTTAGCGACCGTGCTGCATGGCAAACTATTCAGCCACCCACCGCACGCCAGCGCTTGCAAGACACGCTTGGTTTTTGGAATGTTGCCGCTTTGCCTGATTCAGTCTATGTGGTGCGCCTGCTGGTGCGTGAGCAGAATGGAAGAACAATTGAAAACCGTATTCAATACTTCTTAGACCGCACGCCACCTCGCCTCGATGGTGTGCGCTATGACGAAGTGATCATTAACGACCAATACGGCATCTTGATTGAAGCGGAAACCGATGACCTTTCTGAAGCCACACTCTTCTTCAAACGGCATGGCACTCGTGAGCCTTTTCAGCCGTTTCGTTTGCCCTTCATTCGTCGCCGACACTTTGTGCTGCTGCGTCGCACAGAGCTTCAGCCCGATGTGGAGTATGAGTGGTATCTTCAAGTGCGCAATGTAGCTGGGCTTTCTACGGAAAGCGAGCGAAAGCGATTCCGGCTCCGTGGCGAGATTTTTCAGCCCCCTACCTTTGGTCAAACGCTCTTTCGGGAGCGGCGTGAATTTCGCCTGCCCACTGGCACACTTCTGCCTTTGGTGCAAGATTTCAATCGCAACGGTCGGCGCGAAGTCTTGCTTAACGAAGCCTTGCCGCTTCAAGGCGCACGCTTCTCACGCCTGAAACGCTTTGAGTTCACAGGCGAGCGCTTCGAGCTGCTGGATTCTGTTGCGTCGCCTGTCATGATTCCGCAACATGTCGGCGACCTCAATCGTGATGGACTCTTGGAAACCGTTGCTTACGCCATCGGACGCAGCATCATTTTTTCGCAATCCTCTCCGACCTCCTCACCTTTTGCCCGCATTCTCTTTCAAGACACAACCTCTCGCAACTTTTGGGCATCGCGCATTGCCGACACCAAAGGCACAGGTGAGCAGCACTTACTTGTGCGCAACGATACAGCTTACTTCATTCTGGACTCTACCTTTCGGCGACTTGCCACCTTGCCCAACCCTGTCCGACGCGCTAAGGACGGCACACGCCCGCAGTTCGAGCAGCCTAAATCCATTGTGGAAGACTTCGACGGCGATGGCAAGCCTGAAATTCTTGTGGGCGACTTTGATGGCAACTTCTACATTTACGAATACTCCGGCGTGGGCAACATCTACACCCAAACATGGCTCAATCGCACACCATATCTGGGCGGTAGCAACTTTATCGTTAGTGGCAACTTCTTGGGCAACGGTCAGCGCCAGTTTGTCGTGATGGCGCATGCCGACCTTAACTTCGACACCCAGACGCGGGACTACGCTGCACCTGTCTGGCTTGCTGAGTGCTGGCAAGCCGTCGGCAATGACCGTTACGAGAAAATCTGGTCGCAGCGATTTTTTAACTACCGTGCAAAATCCCTCTTCGAGAGCGCTATTCAAAGTGGCGACCTTGACCGTGATGGCATAGACGAACTTTGCATTTTAGCTTACCCCAATCTTTATGTTTTCAAGTGGAATGCTTCCCACCAGCGCTTTGAGCCGTTTTGGATTTTTCCCGCAGCGACCGCACAAGAACTGCTCATTGCCGACATTGACGGCAACGGACGAAATGAGATTTTTTTCAGCGATGACCTTCAAACCTTTGGCTATGAATTTCAGGGCAACACTTTGCCCCCTTCACCAGTTGGTGTCAGTGTCGAGCCGCTTGATGAAACCGCGCTTCAGCTTTCGTGGAATAGAACCCCTGAGGCACAAGAATATCGCATTTACCGCGGTGAGTATCTCTCATTTCCCTCGTATCCCTTTGTGCTTTCACGACGGGCAACAGTAACCGAAAATGTCTTTATTGACCGAGCCGTGCAGCGCAATCGGTTCTATGTTTATGCAGTAACCGCCTTTGATGGCGTGCGAGAAAGCGATACCAGTGTTTATGTGCTTAGTGTGCCGAAGCCCTTGCCACGATTGCTGTCAGCCGAGTATGATGCCGACGACCATTTGCGCCTTCGCTTCAGTGATGCCTTGCAAGATGCACCGCTCAACCCTGCGTGGTTTGAAATTCAAAAGCAAGGTGGCTTGTCGTTTTACCCCACATCAGCCATTTTGGCGCGTGGCGCTCGAGAAGTGGTGCTTTCATTTCGCAACGCACCTTTGGACACTGGTCGTTACGAAGTGCGTGTCAGCCCTAATGTGCGTGATATTTTCAATGCACGCCTTGATGCACAGTTTCGCACCGCCTCGTTTGATGTGCGGCAAGTCCCTTCCAGTGCGTTTTTCGTGCTGTCGCGTCGCGCACTTGCTCCCGACCAAGTCGAACTGACTATGAGCAAACCAATTGATGCAGTCTCAGCACAATCGCTCTCGAACTATGAAGTGCGACCGAGTGGGCGTGTTTCCAGCGTAGAAGTTGACAATCGTGAAAATCGCCTGCGCTTGCGCCTTGAAGGGCGACGGATTGGCGCGCTGGGCGTGCCTGTCTCCATTACATTGCGTCGCCTTCGCGCTGCAGATGGCACTCCAATTGATACTGCTTCCAGCGGCAATGTGGTCGTGTTTTCTGAAGTGAAAGATGACCTATCGAGCGTTTTTACCTACCCGAATCCCTATCATCAGCGCGCCGGTGTAGATTTTGTGATGTTTGCCAACCTGACGCGCAAGGCAACGATTGAAATCCTGACGCTCACAGGGCGCGTCATTAAACGCATTGAGCACAGTGGCGAGACCGGTGGCGCACGGTGGTTTTTGGACACCGAGCAAGGTGAAAAGGTCTCCTCGGGCATCTACCTTTACCGTATTACGGCAGAAGGTGTGCCTGAAAAGGTAGGAAAGTTAGCGGTGGTGCGTTAA
- the mfd gene encoding transcription-repair coupling factor, giving the protein MQNSLPTNGKTIHIEKVSRQWLWQKLGLEQIAQNIAARLARNRLATLSGGHGSLLSLLLSRLFEEQPYPMLIVASDDDIEMYENDLSAILGDTAVMNFASDTSSVLSALLSGEKKMILSTPAELCRKVLPKDKARERRLLVKKGDLLGYDFLQTFLRQSGFVRKDFVEEEGDYAVRGSIVDVFSHSSTKPFRIEFFGDEVESIRTFEVSTQLSSSEIGSAEIVSNFASVSDAATSLLTYLPPDSWVVTRLHSDSDFGAPDPEYFSRTEVETQLSGFAQLRLLTLTTGDFELRTTAQTKFNSNFHLLAEALKKDAARQISSVLALTSQKEIEDLAEFLAADETLQGEATLTLYMLPLNLYDGFACAELSLYTESDIFGKLHRHRQRRRKRRRQISLRDLRVLKVGDYIVHEEHGIGIFMGLEKIKVADSEQECVLIEYDKGGKLYVSLQNLHLLSKYSAAEGKPVTLSRLGSEKWKQQKERVKKRLKDIARNLIELYAKRKMTQGFAALPDTIWMREFEAAFIFEETPDQLAAIEAVKRDMESPAPMDRLICGDAGFGKTEVAMRAAFKAVESGKQVAVLAPTTILAHQHYRTFKQRFQNFPTRIEVLSRFVPKAEQKRIVEDLRKGVVDIVIGTHRLVSKDVVFKDLGLLIIDEEQHFGVATKEKLREAFPTVDTLTLSATPIPRTLQFSMMGARDLSIISTPPKNRQPIETIVHEFDEELIRQSIARELSRGGQVFFLHNRINTIDSIFDLLRRMFPKARIRVAHAQLPSKELEEIMMDFLEREIDILVCTTIIESGLDISNANTIIINRADTFGLADLYQLRGRVGRSDKKAYCYLLTPPISSLSQEALQRLATIEEFTELGSGFNVALRDLDIRGAGNLLGAEQSGYIYELGFDLYQKILEEAVAELKSTEFQNIFKEAELQRTKPDKPTEVTFYFNALLPSYYVESASERFALYERLSKARTNEDLAQFEAELQDRFGRMPEECENLLAVARLRLAATALSLSRIEISEKKAVFVFPEGDDKSFYEGKVFGAVLDAVSSGALSAYSPTFKNEKRLKLEILFPKDYKDNPKAAIETVLKVLEKFQPEAQAAATELKA; this is encoded by the coding sequence ATGCAAAATTCGTTACCTACCAACGGCAAGACCATTCACATTGAAAAAGTTTCGCGCCAGTGGCTTTGGCAAAAGCTTGGGTTAGAGCAAATTGCTCAGAACATTGCTGCGCGCTTGGCACGCAATAGGCTTGCTACACTCTCTGGCGGACATGGCTCTTTGCTTTCGCTTTTGCTTAGTCGGCTCTTTGAAGAGCAGCCTTATCCAATGCTCATTGTCGCCAGCGACGATGACATTGAGATGTATGAAAATGACCTCTCTGCAATCTTGGGCGATACAGCAGTGATGAACTTTGCGAGCGATACTTCAAGTGTGCTCTCTGCATTGCTTTCAGGTGAAAAGAAAATGATTTTGAGCACCCCAGCTGAACTTTGCCGAAAGGTCTTGCCGAAGGATAAAGCCAGAGAGCGTCGTTTGCTGGTCAAAAAAGGTGACTTACTTGGATATGATTTTCTTCAAACCTTCCTGCGACAAAGTGGCTTTGTGCGCAAAGATTTTGTGGAAGAGGAAGGTGACTATGCCGTGCGTGGTTCAATCGTTGATGTCTTTTCACATAGCAGCACGAAGCCTTTTCGCATTGAGTTTTTCGGCGATGAAGTTGAGTCTATTCGCACCTTTGAGGTGAGCACGCAGCTGTCAAGTTCTGAGATAGGCAGCGCAGAAATTGTGTCAAATTTTGCCAGCGTGTCCGACGCAGCCACATCACTGCTCACCTACCTTCCGCCAGATAGTTGGGTGGTTACACGCCTCCACAGCGACAGCGATTTTGGTGCACCTGACCCAGAATACTTCTCCCGCACAGAAGTTGAGACTCAACTTAGCGGGTTTGCACAGCTCAGGTTGCTCACGCTTACTACGGGTGATTTCGAGCTTCGCACCACTGCGCAAACCAAGTTCAACTCAAACTTCCACCTGCTTGCTGAGGCCCTGAAAAAAGACGCAGCGCGCCAAATCAGCAGCGTGCTTGCACTCACATCTCAGAAAGAAATCGAAGACTTAGCGGAGTTTCTGGCTGCCGATGAAACGCTTCAAGGGGAAGCCACCCTCACGCTTTACATGCTGCCATTGAACCTTTACGACGGCTTTGCTTGCGCAGAGCTTTCACTTTACACCGAGTCCGACATCTTTGGAAAACTCCATCGGCATCGGCAACGCCGCCGCAAACGCCGTCGCCAGATTTCTTTGCGCGATTTACGCGTTCTCAAGGTTGGCGACTACATCGTGCACGAGGAGCACGGCATCGGCATTTTTATGGGCTTAGAAAAAATCAAAGTCGCCGATTCTGAACAAGAGTGCGTGCTCATTGAATATGACAAAGGTGGTAAGTTATATGTAAGCTTGCAAAACCTGCACTTGCTTTCAAAGTATTCGGCTGCGGAAGGCAAACCTGTTACGCTCTCACGGCTTGGTAGCGAGAAGTGGAAGCAGCAAAAAGAACGCGTCAAGAAACGCCTCAAAGACATTGCCCGCAATCTGATTGAGCTATATGCTAAGCGCAAAATGACCCAAGGTTTTGCTGCTTTGCCCGATACGATTTGGATGCGTGAATTTGAGGCTGCATTTATTTTTGAAGAAACACCTGACCAACTGGCTGCAATCGAAGCCGTCAAACGCGATATGGAGTCGCCAGCGCCAATGGATCGACTTATCTGCGGCGATGCAGGTTTTGGCAAAACTGAAGTTGCGATGCGCGCAGCGTTCAAAGCAGTGGAATCTGGTAAGCAAGTGGCTGTGCTTGCACCAACCACCATTCTGGCGCATCAGCACTACCGCACCTTCAAGCAGCGATTTCAGAATTTCCCCACGCGCATTGAGGTGCTAAGCCGCTTCGTTCCCAAAGCTGAGCAAAAGCGTATCGTGGAAGACCTGCGTAAAGGAGTGGTCGACATCGTCATTGGCACGCATCGATTGGTGTCGAAAGATGTGGTGTTCAAGGATTTGGGCCTATTGATTATTGATGAAGAGCAGCACTTTGGTGTTGCCACCAAAGAAAAACTGCGTGAAGCTTTTCCAACTGTCGACACCCTCACGCTTTCCGCCACACCTATTCCACGCACTTTGCAATTTTCAATGATGGGCGCACGCGACCTCTCGATTATTTCAACTCCTCCCAAAAATCGTCAGCCGATTGAGACGATTGTACATGAGTTTGATGAAGAGCTGATTCGCCAAAGCATTGCCAGAGAGCTTTCGCGTGGCGGACAAGTCTTCTTCCTCCACAATCGCATCAATACGATTGATTCCATCTTTGACCTCCTTAGGCGAATGTTTCCAAAAGCCCGCATCAGAGTCGCACACGCTCAATTGCCCTCAAAGGAGCTGGAAGAGATTATGATGGATTTTCTCGAGCGAGAAATTGACATTTTGGTCTGCACCACAATTATTGAATCAGGGCTGGATATTTCCAACGCTAATACCATTATCATCAATCGCGCTGACACCTTTGGCTTGGCAGACCTCTATCAACTGCGTGGGCGAGTTGGACGCAGCGATAAAAAAGCGTATTGCTACCTACTGACGCCTCCTATTTCTAGCCTCTCGCAAGAAGCCCTCCAGCGCCTTGCTACAATTGAAGAATTCACTGAGCTTGGCTCTGGCTTCAATGTGGCTTTACGCGATTTGGACATTCGCGGCGCTGGCAATCTCTTGGGCGCTGAGCAATCGGGTTACATCTATGAACTGGGCTTTGACCTCTATCAAAAAATTTTGGAAGAAGCTGTTGCCGAACTGAAATCCACTGAGTTTCAGAACATCTTCAAAGAAGCAGAGCTGCAGCGCACAAAGCCTGACAAGCCTACGGAAGTTACCTTCTACTTCAATGCACTTTTGCCAAGTTACTATGTGGAATCTGCCTCAGAACGCTTTGCGCTCTATGAACGGCTTTCGAAAGCCAGAACCAATGAAGACCTTGCACAGTTTGAAGCTGAGCTGCAAGACCGTTTCGGGAGAATGCCCGAAGAGTGCGAGAATTTACTTGCCGTAGCACGGCTGCGCCTTGCGGCTACTGCGCTTTCCCTCTCACGCATTGAAATCAGCGAAAAGAAAGCGGTCTTTGTATTCCCAGAAGGTGATGACAAGAGTTTCTACGAAGGCAAGGTGTTTGGCGCTGTGCTTGATGCCGTAAGCAGCGGTGCACTGAGTGCTTACTCGCCTACTTTCAAAAATGAAAAGCGCCTCAAGCTGGAAATTCTTTTCCCGAAGGATTACAAGGATAACCCAAAGGCAGCAATTGAAACAGTGCTGAAAGTGCTGGAAAAGTTCCAACCCGAAGCGCAAGCCGCTGCCACCGAGCTCAAAGCATAG
- a CDS encoding NADH-quinone oxidoreductase subunit I produces the protein MQTKNPPIKRTKLSLLERLYLPEILKGMAYTFRQMFRPKMTMSYPEVKWKPPAVFRGRPVLVEREDKTGERCVACGLCARVCPPLAISMQASETDLPQERRPITFEINMLRCIYCGYCEEVCPEEAIVMSDEYDITYHSRESAILTKEQLLVPMERVKARLEFLRQYKNAVRRAEDQVVGEEVQK, from the coding sequence ATGCAAACCAAGAACCCGCCCATTAAGCGCACAAAGCTCTCGCTGCTTGAGCGGCTTTACTTGCCTGAGATTCTCAAAGGAATGGCCTACACCTTCAGGCAGATGTTTCGCCCGAAGATGACGATGTCGTATCCAGAGGTCAAGTGGAAACCGCCAGCTGTATTTCGTGGTCGCCCTGTTTTAGTAGAGCGGGAGGATAAAACAGGTGAGCGCTGCGTAGCATGCGGGCTTTGCGCGCGTGTCTGTCCGCCCCTTGCGATTTCTATGCAAGCCAGCGAGACCGACCTGCCACAAGAGCGACGACCGATTACCTTCGAAATCAATATGCTGCGCTGCATCTACTGCGGCTATTGCGAGGAAGTCTGTCCAGAAGAGGCCATCGTAATGAGTGATGAGTATGACATTACCTACCACTCGCGTGAGAGCGCAATTTTGACCAAAGAGCAACTGCTGGTGCCGATGGAAAGGGTCAAAGCTCGATTAGAGTTTCTTAGGCAGTATAAAAACGCAGTGCGACGTGCTGAAGACCAAGTAGTCGGCGAAGAAGTGCAAAAATAA